The window AATACTTGTCGGCAATCTTAACACGCTTTGCGGAATATATGTTTTTATTATTGAAATCTATAATAAGCTCTATCATCTCATGCATTTGGGAAGAAAAAGCGATGCCGCGTTCCGGAGAAGAATTCAAACAAATGTCGGTAATGAGCGCGTTGATCAAGATCGTGTTATTAAGCTTTTTTCCGCTGACAGTATCTATATAATTTGACAACAGCTTAGATAGCTCGCCGAGCTTTTCATTGTCAAGCACCCCGAGACTGACCGCATCTTCAATATCACGTCCGACATATGAAATTTTGTCCGCAAGTTTTACCGTACAGCCTTCGAATGTGAAAGGCATAAATTTATTTTTTACGTCAAATTCGGACAAATCCACAGCTTCTTTTCTCGGAATCAGCCCGTTTTCTCCGACTTCACCGCAATGCGATATTATGCCGTCGCGGACGGCATATGTAAGGTCGAGATTCCTTCTTATTCTTTTATCATCCTCTAAAAGCTCTATCCTGTCCACAAAAAACAGTCCGTTCTTTTCATGCCAAAAAGTCTCGCCGAGGTCGCGCAGAGAAATTTCATCGAGTATTTTTTCACCTTTATGCCCAAACGGAGAATGTCCCAGATCGTGCGCAAGCGATATCGCGCTTACGAGCTCGGTATTGAGTCCGAGAGCTTTTGCTATAGTATTGCCTATCGATTCCACATGTATTACATGCTCGATTCTCGTACATATGTGATCGCTCTGAGGAGAAAAAAAAGCCTGTGTTTTATGTTTTAGCCTTCTGAAAGCAGGGCAATGAATGATCCTTGTATAATCACGCATAAACTCACTGCGTATATCTCCGCTGCGTTTATAAAGCTCGCTTTCACGGCGAACCATTTGATTAAAGCGCGGATTTTCTTTATATGCGCATATATCAAGCGGAAATTCTTTCATATTTATTTTTCTCTTTCTAATTCACTTCAATTTAACCTTGTTGCCAGTTTTATTTGTTTTGGCATTAATTCGATCGTTTTCTCGTTCAATTTTCCGCTCCCTGCGCTTCTTTGTAAACAAAGCG is drawn from Oscillospiraceae bacterium and contains these coding sequences:
- a CDS encoding HD domain-containing protein, encoding MKEFPLDICAYKENPRFNQMVRRESELYKRSGDIRSEFMRDYTRIIHCPAFRRLKHKTQAFFSPQSDHICTRIEHVIHVESIGNTIAKALGLNTELVSAISLAHDLGHSPFGHKGEKILDEISLRDLGETFWHEKNGLFFVDRIELLEDDKRIRRNLDLTYAVRDGIISHCGEVGENGLIPRKEAVDLSEFDVKNKFMPFTFEGCTVKLADKISYVGRDIEDAVSLGVLDNEKLGELSKLLSNYIDTVSGKKLNNTILINALITDICLNSSPERGIAFSSQMHEMIELIIDFNNKNIYSAKRVKIADKYFKLVINEIYDTLTDYYDGCDTQKKLLEASKAYEMLPLKFMDWLNCYIMGSRDECLCNIPVFNLENRRDYLRAVLTYISGMTDKYAMDTYNEIISF